The Rhododendron vialii isolate Sample 1 chromosome 6a, ASM3025357v1 genome includes a window with the following:
- the LOC131328962 gene encoding F-box protein At3g07870-like, with amino-acid sequence MNPFPEEISSKILSKLPVKSVLRAKRWSRVTRDFIRDLTCNPTFVDEHMKFSTQRNPNLILTDTICGGEGNIRNSLYFVQDEEAPDQYSCHKVNLEIAEFQEFRVMGSCNGLICLVHPTKRYEICICNPCTGEHIKIPPPVSMEDIPGDIVVGFGVIPMTNKYKVLAIIDFPEPSDFIPLRQKVFVYTLGDTTWRFKDNTSVLRLGQSACKAFVNGALHWVSNARQIVSFDMATEELDIILRPQLELGSGSFSLRAFKGKLLILNTSFADRIEMWVMNDYRVVESWTHIFTINEQQIGRNIRNVEIVCFLEDWKVLMVYDHRALLRYNLRTASVSELSGIDGLPNRFDAVAHVGTLVSPLLRRDREM; translated from the exons ATGAATCCCTTTCCAGAAGAGATATCCAGCAAAATACTTTCAAAATTACCCGTCAAATCTGTTCTCAGAGCCAAGCGTTGGAGCAGGGTCACACGCGATTTCATACGCGATTTAACATGCAATCCTACCTTTGTTGATGAGCACATGAAGTTTTCCACTCAAAGGAATCCCAATCTCATCCTCACTGATACCATATGCGGAGGTGAAG GTAATATTCGCAACTCATTGTACTTTGTACAAGACGAAGAAGCCCCAGATCAGTACTCTTGTCATAAAGTCAACTTAGAAATAGCAGAATTCCAAGAATTTCGAGTAATGGGTTCGTGCAACGGTCTGATCTGTTTGGTGCATCCCACGAAGAGGTACGAGATTTGTATCTGTAATCCTTGTACTGGAGAGCATATCAAGATTCCCCCACCAGTTAGCATGGAAGACATACCTGGTGATATTGTCGTAGGATTTGGTGTTATCCCAATGaccaacaaatacaaagtaCTTGCAATTATAGATTTCCCAGAACCTAGCGATTTTATTCCGCTGCGACAAAAGGTTTTCGTGTATACTCTTGGGGATACCACTTGGAGATTTAAAGACAATACCTCTGTTCTGAGATTAGGACAATCGGCTTGCAAAGCATTTGTGAATGGAGCTCTTCATTGGGTAAGCAATGCTAGGCAAATTGTTTCATTTGATATGGCCACCGAAGAACTCGATATCATTCTGCGTCCTCAACTGGAATTAGGAAGCGGGAGTTTTTCTTTGAGAGCGTTCAAAGGGAAGCTTTTGATTTTGAATACATCCTTTGCCGATCGTATAGAGATGTGGGTCATGAACGATTATCGCGTCGTAGAGTCTTGGACTCATATTTTCACCATAAATGAACAGCAAATCGGGCGAAACATCAGGAATGTTGAAATCGTGTGTTTTCTTGAAGATTGGAAAGTTTTGATGGTGTACGATCATCGGGCCCTACTTCGCTACAACCTCCGGACGGCATCTGTGAGTGAGCTCAGCGGCATTGATGGTCTTCCAAACCGGTTTGATGCAGTTGCTCACGTGGGGACTCTTGTTTCTCCTCTGCTCAGAAGAGATAGAGAAATGTAA